The Saccopteryx leptura isolate mSacLep1 chromosome 2, mSacLep1_pri_phased_curated, whole genome shotgun sequence genome has a window encoding:
- the IER5 gene encoding immediate early response gene 5 protein has protein sequence MEFKLEAHRIVSISLGKIYNSRVQRGGIKLHKNLLVSLVLRSARQVYLSDPCPGLYLAGPAGIPPQLPGEPVARPPAGWGEPPPPAAQAAWPETEPQPEHTVVPDAPRAGDAEPVTDSRDCLQGGEAAAGSADVFPEGPGAALGYCGCPAVAEDTPGALGASARGDCCCAEDGPPAPPRPGPRKRSAAGVGGGGPLGCPAPCSTPLKKPRRDLEEQPGRAEEEEEEEMETGNVANLISIFGSSFSGLLRKSPGGGREEAEGEESSPEAAEPGQICCDKPPVLRDMNPWSTAIVAF, from the coding sequence ATGGAGTTCAAGCTGGAGGCACACCGCATCGTCAGTATCTCCCTGGGCAAGATCTACAACTCGAGGGTCCAGCGCGGCGGCATCAAGCTGCACAAGAACCTGCTGGTCTCACTGGTGCTGCGCAGCGCCCGCCAGGTCTACCTGAGTGACCCGTGTCCCGGTCTCTACCTGGCCGGCCCCGCTGGGATCCCACCGCAACTGCCCGGGGAGCCAGTGGCCAGGCCCCCCGCGGGCTGGGGGGAGCCTCCCCCACCGGCTGCCCAGGCTGCCTGGCCGGAGACCGAGCCGCAGCCAGAACACACCGTGGTCCCAGACGCGCCGCGGGCGGGTGACGCGGAGCCCGTGACCGACTCCAGGGACTGTCTTCAGGGCGGAGAGGCAGCTGCCGGCAGCGCAGACGTCTTCCCCGAGGGGCCCGGAGCGGCTCTCGGCTACTGTGGCTGCCCCGCAGTCGCGGAGGACACGCCGGGGGCGCTGGGCGCGTCTGCCCGCGGTGACTGCTGCTGCGCGGAAGACGGGCCCCCTGCGCCGCCCCGGCCCGGCCCCAGGAAGCGCAGCGCAGCGGGAGTGGGCGGCGGTGGCCCCCTGGGCTGCCCGGCGCCCTGCTCGACCCCGCTGAAGAAGCCCCGCCGGGACTTGGAGGAGCAGCCTGGcagggcagaggaagaggaggaggaggagatggagaccGGGAACGTGGCTAACCTCATTAGCATCTTTGGTTCCAGTTTCTCAGGACTCTTGCGGAAAAGCCCCGGGGGCGGCCGGGAGGAAgccgagggagaggagagcaGCCCGGAAGCCGCGGAGCCGGGGCAGATCTGCTGCGATAAGCCGCCGGTGCTGAGAGACATGAACCCCTGGAGCACAGCCATCGTGGCCTTCTGA